Proteins from a genomic interval of Oceanispirochaeta crateris:
- a CDS encoding SH3 domain-containing protein, whose amino-acid sequence MKILLRTFILLLIISCNSKEETVKQELVKEIVDNENILADQQKDHKPTELKSNMIIGNSTINSLRIRSIPDINYGEILGKVDLNEEVEIISRTQWNTYTDNITDRWLNIKTNNGINGWVFEGYLEYDTKIRIPESEDEFEIEKSFIVDKIEEIISNKTSEIVFPSEFDDKHQIIPTGYVEYNGILLWTHGSSLWAFNGNKIAPIFNINILSKDNKYMIGPIYKFNENKIFITTAYGKFGGFSIHPYFIFDLKTCMIEKDLDEKFNELIKNEDIYPYRNNCNLLYEGYKKVFNGNLYGVFRNNDKTSIFIFDKTEMKKLKSIPEEYYGYAMKLISESELIIYQPKNGWYDEDTVGPYITIKFDYINGIIVEKSLISEDIIWDYLKQFD is encoded by the coding sequence ATGAAAATTCTATTAAGAACATTTATATTACTTTTAATAATAAGCTGTAACTCAAAAGAAGAGACTGTAAAACAAGAGCTGGTAAAAGAAATTGTTGATAATGAAAACATATTAGCTGATCAACAGAAAGATCATAAACCTACAGAACTTAAAAGCAACATGATTATTGGAAATTCAACCATAAACTCATTAAGAATAAGATCCATTCCAGACATCAATTATGGTGAAATACTAGGTAAGGTTGATTTAAATGAAGAAGTAGAAATTATTAGCAGAACCCAATGGAACACTTACACAGACAATATTACGGATAGATGGTTAAACATAAAAACAAATAACGGAATCAATGGATGGGTATTTGAAGGATATTTAGAATATGATACAAAAATTAGAATACCAGAATCAGAAGATGAATTTGAAATTGAAAAATCTTTTATAGTAGATAAGATTGAAGAAATTATTTCTAATAAAACAAGTGAGATTGTATTCCCATCAGAATTTGATGATAAGCATCAGATAATTCCAACAGGATATGTTGAATATAATGGAATACTACTATGGACACATGGTTCGAGCTTATGGGCCTTTAATGGGAATAAAATAGCACCGATTTTCAATATTAATATTTTGTCCAAAGATAATAAATATATGATTGGACCTATCTATAAATTCAATGAAAATAAAATATTTATTACCACTGCCTATGGAAAATTCGGAGGATTTTCAATTCATCCATATTTTATTTTTGATCTGAAGACTTGTATGATTGAGAAAGACCTTGATGAAAAATTTAATGAATTGATCAAAAACGAAGATATTTATCCATATCGCAATAATTGTAATCTTTTATACGAAGGATATAAAAAAGTTTTCAATGGTAATCTATATGGGGTTTTTCGAAATAATGACAAAACATCAATATTTATATTTGATAAAACCGAAATGAAAAAATTGAAAAGCATTCCAGAAGAATACTATGGATATGCTATGAAATTGATATCAGAAAGTGAATTAATTATTTATCAGCCAAAAAATGGGTGGTATGA